A portion of the Candida dubliniensis CD36 chromosome R, complete sequence genome contains these proteins:
- a CDS encoding cell division control protein, putative (Similar to S. cerevisiae CDC31;~spliced gene) has translation MSGFSRLNNNSNINSTNNGVSPNKRNLFGSATAANTSTNNNNSSNMNSSIVKQELLEEQKLEIREAFQLFDMNGDGCLDYHELKVAFRALGFDLTKRQVLDIIHEYDTDDTNLITYDNFYKTVGEMIIKRDPLEEIRRAFRLFDIDGTGKISVRNLRKISRDLGENLSDEELQAMIDEFDLDEDGEINEEEFIRICTE, from the exons ATGTCAGGGTTTAGTAGgttgaacaacaacagcaacattAATAGCACTAACAATGGTGTTTCACCAAATAAAAGAAACTTATTTGGAAGTGCCACAGCGGCTAATACATCgaccaacaacaataacagcTCTAATATGAATTCCTCGATCGTCAAGCAAGAACTATTAGAAGAACAAAAACTAGAAATAAGAGAAGcatttcaattgtttgataTGAACGGGGATGGATGTTTGGATTACCATGAATTAAAAGTGGCATTCAGAGCTTTGGGGTTTGATTTGACAAAACGTCAAGTCCTAGACATCATTCACGAATATGACACAGATGATACCAATTTAATAACTTACGATAACTTTTATAAAACAGTGGGTGAAATGATTATAAAGAGAGATCCATTGGAAGAAATCCGCCGGGCCTTTAGGttgtttgatattgatggaACAGGGAAAATAAGTGTCAGAAATCTAAGAAAGATATCCAGAGATTTAGGTGAAAACTTGAGTGATGAGGAACTTCAAGCCatgattgatgaatttgatctAGATGAGGATGGTGAAA TCAATGAGGAGGAATTCATTAGAATTTGCACcgaataa